The following are encoded together in the Tribolium castaneum strain GA2 chromosome 3, icTriCast1.1, whole genome shotgun sequence genome:
- the Art8 gene encoding protein arginine N-methyltransferase 6 isoform X1, producing the protein MDSSDYFESYQDLSIHQIMLRDAPRNKAYKQAIFDNADQILGRRVLDVGAGTGILSVFCAQAGAAKVYAVEASNVSKIAREVIKENGFDKVIEVINSRIEDTVLPEKVDIIVSEWMGFYLLHEGMLDSVIFARDKFLKPGGLMFPESATIYSAPCCVPSMFDSWGNIEGVSMKSFSEKLRTEASHKPSTVSVAKEHILADPEVLLWIDLREVTQKEVDGFKVQHIAVATKAGKYQGICLWFTCTFPSFVTEPVTLSTAPEDPETHWKQTTIVLPTEIQVEQKAPIAYELSLARAQENPRRYNIEVTMLDPAEVEHPEYCACHMTKCILVWAMLEKYEKESMGK; encoded by the exons ATTCATCAGATCATGTTGAGAGATGCACCGAGGAATAAGGCTTACAAGCAAGCGATTTTTGACAATGCTGACCAGATTTTGGGGAGGAGGGTTTTGGACGTGGGGGCTGGGACTGGGATTTTGTCGGTTTTCTGCGCCCAAGCTGGGGCTGCCAAAGTCTATGCCGTTGAGGCAAGTAACGTGAGTAAGATAGCTCGAGAGGTGATCAAGGAAAATGGGTTCGATAAGGTGATTGAG GTGATTAATTCCAGAATTGAGGACACAGTTTTGCCGGAAAAAGTCGACATAATAGTATCAGAATGGATGGGCTTCTACCTTTTGCACGAAGGCATGCTAGACTCTGTAATTTTCGCCCGAGACAAATTTCTCAAACCGGGCGGTTTAATGTTCCCCGAATCGGCAACAATTTACTCAGCTCCTTGCTG CGTCCCCTCAATGTTCGACTCCTGGGGCAACATCGAAGGCGTCTCCATGAAAAGCTTCAGCGAGAAGCTCCGCACTGAGGCATCGCACAAACCCAGCACTGTTTCGGTGGCCAAAGAGCACATTTTGGCCGATCCTGAGGTGCTGCTGTGGATTGATTTACGCGAAGTAACGCAGAAAGAAGTTGACGGGTTTAAGGTCCAGCACATCGCTGTGGCAACCAAGGCGGGGAAGTACCAAGGGATTTGTTTGTGGTTCACTTGCACGTTCCCGTCTTTTGTGACTGAACCCGTCACCCTATCCACTGCTCCTGAAGATCCAGAGACGCACTGGAAGCAAACAACTATCGTTCTCCCGACTGAAATCCAAGTCGAGCAAAAAGCGCCAATTGCCTACGAATTATCCCTAGCTCGAGCTCAGGAAAATCCAAGACGGTACAACATTGAGGTGACCATGCTGGACCCTGCCGAGGTCGAACATCCAGAATATTGTGCCTGTCATATGACTAAATGTATTCTAGTTTGGGCAATGTTGGAAAAATATGAGAAAGAAAGTATGGGTAAATAA
- the LOC657348 gene encoding prostaglandin reductase 1, translating into MPSSPIKRAISGGVNMVKARRYIFEKQFEGLPKSTDLRLVEEELPPIKDGEFLAEAVYLSVDPYMRAYAPRLSLGRTFIGSQVAKIIESKNDKFPVGKYVVGEFGWRTHSISDGRPLEVGRPGAWLAPELEGLPLSYTLGILGMPGNTAYFGFLELCKPKSGETVAVTGAAGAVGSIVGQIAKIKGCTVIGIAGSDEKGKWLVNELKFDHFINYKDPDFEKKLAQAAPKGIDCYFDNVGGQISTTIMNKMNLFGRVAVCGAISGYNDKSAARADPVQFPLVFSQLKMEGFVVHRWADRWFEGILQNKKWIKEGKLRYKETVTEGFENMFKAFVDMLQGGNTGKAIVKV; encoded by the exons ATGCCGTCATCACCCATTAAACGTGCGATTTCCGGGGGCGTAAACATGGTCAAAGCCAGGCgatacattttcgaaaagcagTTCGAAGGCCTGCCCAAATCAACCGACCTGAGGCTAGTTGAAGAGGAGCTGCCGCCAATCAAGGATGGAG AGTTTTTGGCGGAAGCCGTTTATTTGAGCGTAGACCCGTACATGAGGGCCTACGCCCCTCGCTTGTCTCTTGGCCGGACTTTCATTGGATCACAAGTGGCAAA GATAATTGAGagcaaaaatgacaaattccCAGTCGGGAAGTACGTGGTTGGGGAATTTGGCTGGCGAACTCATTCCATCTCTGACGGAAGGCCGCTGGAAGTCGGGAGACCTGGGGCTTGGCTCGCTCCGGAGCTGGAGGGACTGCCCTTGTCCTACACGCTGGGGATTTTGGGAATGCCCGG aAACACGGCCTATTTCGGCTTTTTGGAGCTGTGCAAGCCCAAATCCGGCGAAACGGTGGCGGTGACAGGCGCCGCCGGTGCCGTGGGCAGCATCGTGGGCCAAATCGCCAAAATCAAGGGTTGCACAGTGATCGGAATCGCCGGTTCGGACGAAAAGGGCAAATGGCTCGTAAACGAGCTGAAATTCGACCACTTCATCAACTACAAAGACCCCGACTTTGAGAAAAAACTGGCACAAGCGGCCCCCAAAGGCATCGACTGTTACTTTGATAACGTGGGCGGCCAGATCAGCACCACCATTATGAACAAGATGAACCTCTTCGGGAGGGTGGCAGTTTGTGGCGCCATTTCGGGCTACAACGACAAAAGTGCGGCGAGGGCCGACCCCGTCCAGTTCCCTCTGGTGTTCAGCCAGCTGAAGATGGAGGGGTTTGTCGTCCACCGATGGGCCGATCGGTGGTTTGAAgggattttgcaaaataaaaagtggATCAAAGAGGGGAAGTTGCGGTACAAGGAGACGGTGACTGAAGGGTTCGAGAACATGTTCAAGGCGTTCGTGGATATGCTGCAAGGGGGAAACACCGGGAAAGCCATTGTTAAAGTTTAG
- the LOC657504 gene encoding prostaglandin reductase 1, whose protein sequence is MVKAQVYTVAKIFDGEIKESDLKLHEEELPALEDGEYLAESLYLSVDPYMRAYAKGYTIGQVMIGIQVAKIIESKNPKFQVGDIVVGNFGWRSHTIVQEPNNYFAYLLPEIGTLSTSLALGVLGAPGVAAYFGFLDICRPLEGDTVVVSGAAGAVGSHVGQIAKIKGCRVIGITGCEDKARWLESLGFDYVINYKTTKNLAEDLKVGAPKGIDCYFDNVGGDMSTTVMELMNQGGRVSVCGSISSYNAKNPIRAAIVQPAIVSKQLELKGFVSLQFRDRWMEAIGQNLKWVQENKLKYRETITDGFENATKALIGVLKGENVGKAVVRTKSAHVEHESVDFNHALSKFRKIQGL, encoded by the exons ATGGTGAAGGCACAAGTGTACACCGTTGCGAAAATTTTCGACGGAGAAATCAAAGAAAGCGACCTGAAGTTGCATGAAGAAGAGCTGCCAGCGCTCGAAGATGGAG agTATTTGGCCGAGAGTTTGTACCTCAGTGTGGACCCCTACATGCGCGCCTACGCCAAAGGGTACACCATAGGCCAGGTCATGATCGGGATCCAAGTGGCAAA GATAATTGAgtcaaaaaatccaaaatttcaaGTCGGTGACATCGTCGTGGGCAATTTCGGTTGGCGCTCCCACACAATAGTCCAAGAACCCAACAACTACTTCGCCTATCTTTTGCCCGAGATTGGCACCTTATCAACCTCTCTAGCTCTGGGCGTCCTGGGGGCGCCTGGCGTAGCGGCCTATTTCGGCTTTTTGGACATCTGTCGCCCCCTCGAAGGCGACACGGTTGTCGTAAGCGGGGCTGCCGGGGCTGTGGGGAGCCACGTGGGGCAAATCGCCAAAATCAAAGGCTGCAGAGTGATCGGAATCACGGGGTGTGAGGACAAAGCTCGCTGGCTGGAATCGCTGGGCTTTGACTACGTTATCAACTACAAAACCACCAAAAATCTGGCAGAGGATTTGAAAGTCGGGGCCCCCAAGGGCATCGACTGCTACTTTGACAATGTGGGGGGCGACATGAGCACCACCGTCATGGAGCTGATGAACCAAGGGGGGCGGGTCTCTGTCTGCGGCTCCATTTCTTCGTACAATGCCAAAAATCCGATCAgag CCGCGATTGTGCAACCGGCCATTGTTTCGAAACAATTGGAATTGAAGGGATTTGTCAGTTTGCAGTTCAGGGATCGGTGGATGGAGGCCATTGGACAGAACCTCAAGTGGGTCCAAGAGAATAAATTGAAGTATCGGGAGACCATTACCGATGGGTTTGAAAATGCAACAAAGGCGCTTATTGGGGTTTTAAAGGGCGAGAATGTGGGGAAAGCCGTCGTGAGGACGAAATCGGCGCATGTGGAGCACGAATCCGTGGATTTTAACCATGCGTTAAGCAAATTTAGGAAAATACAAGGCCTTTGA